In the Pseudonocardia cypriaca genome, one interval contains:
- a CDS encoding ferredoxin reductase, translating to MTLTPGGTTHRRTLRWQTAKVLSVRDETPRARTFRLALPEPRPHLPGQYYVVRLTAPDGYTASRDYSLASAPDETGEIELTVERLDDGEVSEFLHDVVVPGDELEVRGPIGYFGWDASGPALLVGGGSGVVPLMAMLRHARRLGRPDLVRLVVSARSPEDLYYADELPGPETTLIYTRRAPADAGRAVGRLAVADVAPLVRGGERAYVCGSPAFADAATNVLVEAGVPAESIRVERFGPSG from the coding sequence ATGACGCTGACCCCGGGCGGCACCACCCACCGCCGCACCCTGCGCTGGCAGACCGCGAAGGTCCTCTCCGTGCGGGACGAGACGCCGCGCGCCCGCACGTTCCGGCTCGCGCTCCCCGAGCCGCGCCCGCACCTGCCCGGGCAGTACTACGTCGTGCGGCTCACCGCCCCGGACGGCTACACGGCCTCCCGCGACTACTCCCTCGCGTCGGCTCCGGACGAGACGGGGGAGATCGAGCTGACCGTCGAACGGCTCGACGACGGAGAGGTCTCGGAGTTCCTGCACGACGTCGTGGTGCCCGGCGACGAGCTGGAGGTGCGCGGTCCGATCGGCTACTTCGGCTGGGACGCGAGCGGGCCCGCGCTGCTCGTCGGCGGCGGATCGGGCGTGGTGCCGCTGATGGCGATGCTGCGCCACGCCCGCCGGCTTGGCCGCCCCGACCTCGTGCGGCTGGTCGTCTCCGCCCGCTCGCCGGAGGACCTGTACTACGCCGACGAGCTGCCCGGCCCCGAGACCACCCTGATCTACACGCGCCGGGCGCCCGCCGACGCCGGCCGCGCCGTCGGCCGCCTCGCCGTCGCCGACGTCGCGCCGCTGGTGCGCGGGGGCGAGAGGGCCTACGTGTGCGGCTCCCCCGCCTTCGCAGACGCCGCCACCAACGTGCTGGTCGAGGCCGGTGTCCCGGCCGAGAGCATCCGCGTGGAGCGCTTCGGCCCATCGGGCTGA
- a CDS encoding DUF1932 domain-containing protein, which yields MDSPLPNRPVVGILHPGAMGAALGSALKARAGAVIWAAAGRSHATAKRAELADLVAVPDVAELARRAHLIISICPPHAARAVAEEVAAACAGRPDPPLYVDANAVAPATVHGIGALLGERHVVDGAVIGAPAWERGRTVLWLSGEAAPAVADLFAGSPFTARVLGPGLGQASAIKACYALQTKALPTLWAALAEAADAYGVRDPLAEQLARDGVDLTAHLDALHTRAGAKAWRWAGEMDEAAAALAAVGVPDGFSRAAAEVYRRMADGSPDRL from the coding sequence GTGGACTCACCTCTCCCGAACCGGCCGGTGGTCGGGATCCTGCACCCCGGTGCGATGGGCGCCGCGCTCGGTTCGGCGCTGAAGGCGCGCGCGGGCGCGGTGATCTGGGCAGCGGCCGGGCGCAGCCACGCCACCGCGAAGCGGGCGGAGCTCGCCGACCTCGTCGCCGTGCCCGACGTGGCCGAGCTGGCCCGCCGCGCGCACCTGATCATCTCGATCTGCCCGCCGCACGCCGCGCGCGCCGTCGCCGAGGAGGTGGCCGCCGCGTGCGCAGGCCGTCCCGACCCTCCCCTCTACGTCGACGCGAACGCCGTCGCACCCGCCACGGTGCACGGCATCGGCGCGCTGCTGGGCGAGCGGCACGTGGTCGACGGGGCCGTGATCGGCGCACCGGCCTGGGAGCGCGGCCGCACGGTGCTGTGGCTGTCGGGGGAGGCGGCACCCGCGGTGGCCGACCTGTTCGCCGGCTCCCCGTTCACCGCCCGGGTGCTCGGGCCCGGCCTCGGCCAGGCGAGCGCGATCAAGGCCTGCTACGCCCTGCAGACCAAGGCCCTTCCCACGCTGTGGGCGGCGCTCGCCGAGGCCGCCGACGCCTACGGCGTGCGCGATCCCCTCGCCGAGCAGCTGGCCCGCGACGGCGTCGATCTCACGGCGCACCTGGACGCGCTGCACACCCGCGCAGGGGCGAAGGCGTGGCGCTGGGCGGGGGAGATGGACGAAGCGGCCGCCGCCCTCGCCGCGGTCGGCGTGCCGGACGGCTTCTCCCGCGCCGCCGCGGAGGTCTACCGGCGGATGGCAGATGGATCACCTGACCGTCTTTGA
- a CDS encoding NUDIX domain-containing protein: protein MAATRSAGVVLHRPGPDGTEVLLGHMGGPFWARKDDGAWSIPKGEHGPDEDPRAAAAREFAEELGSPMPDGPLVELGEVRLSGGKRITAFALAADFDADRIVPGTFTLEWPPRSGTLQEFPEIDRAAWFDLDTARRKITKGQLSLLDRLPAVVAG from the coding sequence GTGGCGGCGACGAGGAGCGCGGGAGTGGTGCTGCACCGACCGGGACCGGACGGCACCGAGGTGCTGCTCGGGCACATGGGCGGGCCGTTCTGGGCCCGCAAGGACGACGGGGCCTGGTCGATCCCCAAGGGTGAGCACGGCCCCGACGAGGACCCGCGGGCCGCTGCGGCCCGCGAGTTCGCCGAGGAGCTCGGCTCGCCCATGCCGGACGGGCCGCTCGTCGAGCTCGGAGAGGTACGGCTGTCGGGGGGCAAGCGGATCACGGCGTTCGCCCTCGCCGCCGACTTCGACGCCGACCGGATCGTCCCGGGCACGTTCACCCTGGAGTGGCCGCCGCGGTCGGGCACGCTGCAGGAGTTCCCCGAGATCGACCGGGCCGCGTGGTTCGACCTCGACACGGCACGCCGGAAGATCACGAAGGGGCAGCTCTCCCTGCTCGACCGGTTGCCGGCCGTTGTCGCCGGGTAG
- a CDS encoding GntR family transcriptional regulator has protein sequence MPDRPQVLVDRASPVPLYFQVARQLEQAIESGVLPPGSRLDNEIALAEELGLSRPTMRQAIQYLVDKGLLVRKRGVGTHVARARVRRPVGLTSLFDDLASSGQRPTTTVLSHTVEPASGAVAAALEVPEGTSVVTLERLRRTGGEPLAIMRNHLRADLVPLQPELLEQRGLYEVLREAGVALASATQSIGARRATAAEAALLDETRGAPLLTMRRTTFDDRGLVVEFGDHLYRASRYSFEVALTGR, from the coding sequence ATGCCCGACCGCCCGCAGGTCCTGGTGGACCGAGCCAGCCCGGTGCCGCTGTACTTCCAGGTGGCGCGCCAGCTGGAGCAGGCCATCGAGTCGGGCGTGCTGCCGCCCGGCTCCCGCCTGGACAACGAGATCGCGCTCGCCGAGGAGCTGGGGCTGTCGCGCCCCACGATGCGGCAGGCGATCCAGTACCTGGTGGACAAGGGGCTGCTGGTGCGCAAGCGCGGCGTCGGCACCCACGTCGCACGGGCGCGGGTGCGCCGCCCGGTCGGTCTCACCAGCCTGTTCGACGACCTCGCGAGCTCGGGTCAGCGGCCGACGACCACCGTGCTCTCACACACCGTGGAACCCGCGTCGGGTGCGGTGGCGGCCGCGTTGGAGGTGCCGGAGGGCACGTCGGTCGTCACGCTGGAGCGGCTGCGCCGCACGGGCGGCGAACCCCTCGCGATCATGCGCAACCACCTGCGCGCCGACCTCGTGCCCCTGCAGCCGGAGCTCCTCGAACAGCGCGGGCTCTACGAGGTGCTGCGCGAGGCCGGGGTGGCACTCGCCTCCGCCACCCAGAGCATCGGCGCCCGCCGGGCCACCGCCGCCGAGGCCGCACTCCTCGACGAGACGCGCGGGGCCCCGCTGCTGACGATGCGGCGGACCACGTTCGACGACCGCGGGCTCGTCGTCGAGTTCGGCGACCACCTCTACCGGGCGTCGCGCTACTCGTTCGAGGTGGCGCTCACCGGCCGGTGA
- a CDS encoding FAD/NAD(P)-binding protein — MSSAIAIVGAGPRGVGILERLGASAPGLGPDGLDVHLVDPYPPGPGRIWRHEQSPLLAMNSMAADVTMFTDDTVVCEGPIVPGPSFWEWAQALRTSGDPDSLGPELAAELRGVTAQTFPTRRLQSAYLSWVLREVIAGLPPGMRAHLHRTRAVDLIEEGDLQVVRLENGDTLRVDAVVLASGHLDATPTDEERALAARAADAGLTYLPPEQTTDSDLSVVPAGETVLVRGLGLAFVDLVVLLFEGRGGRFEPDGDELRYVPSGAEPRLVAGSPRGMPYHCKPHYGLRAGRPPLPRFFGPAAVDPLITSGGPVEMHAQAWPLMAKEIAWGWYHELFVGHPGRVRLPWPEFAARFARLDWGSPAMAELIAAAVPDPVDRIDLTALDHPLHGVRAPDIATLQPLVRERIAEDLRQHVDPAHTPHLGAFVAMLSVYGEVTRLSGSGVLSARSRAEGLPRWQSFFNAVASGPPGFRVRELLALARAGYVTFLGEGMWVDVDGTGGTFRAGSASVPDAPPVAARVLVDARLPDPSVVRTGDPLIAALLARGAVSEEVLRDADGALLRATGLIRVRASDGALVDAAGMTHPRRFAVGPHTTVKVAGAFTRPGMNAQSLRYNDAVARAVLRSLPGARAAAA; from the coding sequence GTGAGCTCTGCGATCGCGATCGTCGGCGCGGGCCCGCGCGGCGTCGGGATCCTCGAGCGGCTGGGCGCCAGCGCGCCCGGGCTGGGGCCGGACGGCCTGGACGTGCACCTGGTCGACCCCTACCCACCCGGTCCGGGCCGGATCTGGCGCCACGAGCAGTCGCCGCTGCTCGCGATGAACTCGATGGCCGCCGACGTCACGATGTTCACCGACGACACGGTGGTCTGCGAAGGGCCGATCGTGCCCGGGCCGTCGTTCTGGGAGTGGGCGCAGGCGCTGCGCACCAGCGGCGACCCCGACTCGCTCGGCCCCGAGCTCGCCGCCGAGCTGCGCGGCGTCACCGCCCAGACGTTCCCGACCCGCAGGCTGCAGAGCGCCTACCTCTCATGGGTGCTGCGCGAGGTCATCGCCGGGCTGCCACCGGGGATGCGGGCGCACCTGCACCGCACGCGCGCCGTCGACCTCATCGAAGAGGGTGACCTGCAGGTCGTCCGGCTGGAGAACGGCGACACGCTGCGCGTCGACGCCGTGGTGCTGGCGTCCGGGCACCTCGACGCCACGCCGACCGACGAGGAGCGCGCGCTCGCGGCCCGCGCCGCCGACGCCGGGCTCACCTACCTGCCTCCCGAGCAGACCACCGACTCCGACCTGTCCGTGGTCCCCGCGGGTGAGACCGTGCTCGTCCGCGGCCTCGGCCTCGCGTTCGTCGACCTCGTCGTGCTCCTGTTCGAGGGGCGCGGCGGGCGGTTCGAGCCCGACGGGGACGAGCTGCGCTACGTGCCGTCGGGGGCGGAGCCGCGGCTCGTGGCCGGCTCGCCCAGGGGGATGCCCTACCACTGCAAACCCCACTACGGCCTGCGCGCCGGACGCCCGCCGCTCCCCCGGTTCTTCGGCCCGGCCGCCGTCGACCCGCTGATCACCTCGGGCGGGCCGGTCGAGATGCACGCGCAGGCGTGGCCGCTGATGGCGAAGGAGATCGCCTGGGGCTGGTACCACGAGCTGTTCGTCGGCCACCCGGGGCGCGTCCGGCTGCCGTGGCCCGAGTTCGCGGCGCGGTTCGCCCGCCTCGACTGGGGTTCACCGGCGATGGCCGAGCTCATCGCCGCCGCCGTGCCGGACCCCGTGGACCGCATCGACCTCACCGCGCTCGACCACCCCCTCCACGGCGTCCGCGCCCCGGACATCGCCACGCTGCAGCCCCTGGTGCGCGAGCGCATCGCCGAGGATCTGCGCCAGCACGTGGATCCTGCGCACACGCCGCACCTCGGCGCTTTCGTCGCGATGCTGTCGGTGTACGGGGAGGTCACCCGGCTGTCCGGGTCGGGGGTGCTGTCGGCCCGCTCCCGGGCGGAGGGCCTGCCCCGGTGGCAGAGCTTCTTCAACGCGGTCGCGAGCGGCCCGCCCGGCTTCCGGGTGCGCGAGCTCCTCGCGCTGGCCCGCGCGGGCTACGTCACGTTCCTCGGCGAGGGCATGTGGGTGGACGTCGACGGCACGGGCGGCACCTTCCGGGCCGGGAGCGCCAGCGTGCCGGACGCCCCGCCGGTCGCCGCCCGCGTGCTGGTCGACGCGCGCCTGCCGGACCCGAGCGTCGTCCGCACCGGGGATCCGCTGATCGCCGCCCTGCTCGCCAGGGGCGCCGTGAGCGAGGAGGTGCTGCGCGACGCGGACGGCGCGCTGCTGCGGGCCACCGGCCTCATCCGCGTCCGGGCGTCCGACGGCGCCCTGGTCGACGCCGCCGGGATGACACATCCACGGCGGTTCGCCGTGGGCCCGCACACCACCGTGAAAGTGGCGGGTGCGTTCACGCGGCCGGGGATGAACGCGCAGAGCCTGCGCTACAACGACGCCGTCGCACGGGCGGTGCTGCGCAGCCTCCCGGGTGCGCGGGCCGCCGCGGCATAG
- a CDS encoding sulfite oxidase-like oxidoreductase gives MAGITRGFTGRRRERDQRLPPGQYDARDEWPVLHAEATPNIPTDRWTFTIEGLVENVVTWNWDEIHALPRSRYEGDIHCVTTWSKLGMTFDGVSVDTLLGAAKPLPTATHVMAVSHTGYTTNLPLADITDGKAWVVWDADGKPLSTIHGGPARLLVPHLYFWKSAKWVSGLRLMDHDEQGFWERNGYHDRGDPWAEQRYQGD, from the coding sequence ATGGCCGGTATCACCCGAGGTTTCACCGGACGGCGGCGCGAGCGCGACCAGCGACTGCCTCCCGGGCAGTACGACGCGCGTGACGAGTGGCCGGTGCTGCACGCCGAGGCCACCCCGAACATCCCCACCGACCGCTGGACGTTCACGATCGAGGGGCTGGTCGAGAACGTCGTCACCTGGAACTGGGACGAGATCCACGCGCTCCCCCGGTCCCGCTACGAGGGTGACATCCACTGCGTCACCACCTGGTCGAAGCTCGGCATGACGTTCGACGGCGTCTCGGTCGACACGCTGCTCGGCGCCGCGAAGCCGCTGCCGACGGCCACCCACGTGATGGCGGTGTCGCACACCGGCTACACCACGAACCTCCCGCTCGCCGACATCACCGACGGCAAGGCCTGGGTCGTGTGGGACGCCGACGGCAAGCCGCTCAGCACGATCCACGGTGGCCCGGCGCGCCTGCTGGTGCCACACCTGTACTTCTGGAAGAGCGCGAAGTGGGTGTCCGGCCTGCGCCTCATGGACCACGACGAGCAGGGCTTCTGGGAGCGCAACGGCTACCACGACCGCGGCGACCCCTGGGCCGAGCAGCGCTACCAGGGCGACTGA
- a CDS encoding MarR family winged helix-turn-helix transcriptional regulator: MTSELVGEYRLLMADVYELAGRSRRISERDAAEAGTTVARWHVLSVVSQEALSVPEIARRLGQVRQGVQRVVDELVADGQLAGVANARRPRSPKFRATAAGLGTLERLWGESEPRRADLLARSGLGVADLQRARETVRRLSEVLAAADVR; encoded by the coding sequence ATGACCTCCGAGCTCGTCGGCGAGTACCGCCTCCTCATGGCCGACGTCTACGAGCTGGCCGGTCGCAGCAGGCGGATCAGCGAACGCGACGCCGCCGAGGCGGGCACGACGGTCGCGCGCTGGCACGTCCTCAGCGTCGTCTCGCAGGAGGCGCTGTCCGTACCGGAGATCGCCCGCCGGTTGGGCCAGGTCCGCCAGGGGGTTCAGCGCGTCGTCGACGAGCTGGTTGCCGACGGGCAGCTGGCGGGCGTGGCGAACGCGCGGCGGCCACGTTCGCCCAAGTTCCGCGCCACTGCGGCCGGACTGGGGACGTTGGAGCGGCTCTGGGGCGAGAGCGAGCCACGGCGGGCGGACCTGCTGGCCCGCAGCGGACTCGGCGTGGCCGACCTGCAGCGGGCCCGGGAGACCGTGCGGCGGCTGAGCGAGGTCCTCGCTGCAGCGGACGTGCGCTGA
- a CDS encoding metal-dependent hydrolase, with amino-acid sequence MLGVSHALSGAALGLAVAGFVPQLLGEHPDAGTVLTFTAVCAGAALLPDLDHPSSMATRRFSAASFVASHLVRPLSRLVYDLTRGPRDTGRGSHRGLTHTVVGAVLLGVAVNLASARFGTPVLVGTLFVCLALAIKGLDALVPGPPSLVIAAGLTYGIEHAVPGGTAGTAGWLGTAVTLGMVVHSIGDAITESGAPLLWPLPIRRRRWYPVGSPRPLRFRTGGSVEALLVAPALTVGVFLLGAFVVPGVAPWLLEMRAHVERLVAGG; translated from the coding sequence GTGCTCGGGGTCAGTCACGCGCTGTCGGGAGCGGCCCTCGGGCTTGCGGTCGCGGGGTTCGTACCCCAGCTCCTGGGGGAGCACCCCGACGCCGGCACCGTGCTGACGTTCACCGCGGTCTGCGCGGGTGCGGCCCTGCTGCCCGACCTGGACCACCCGTCGTCGATGGCCACGCGCCGGTTCTCGGCGGCCTCGTTCGTCGCGAGCCACCTCGTGCGGCCGCTGTCGCGGCTGGTGTACGACCTCACCCGAGGTCCTCGGGACACCGGTCGCGGCTCCCACCGCGGCCTCACCCACACCGTCGTCGGGGCCGTCCTGCTCGGGGTGGCGGTGAACCTCGCGTCGGCGCGGTTCGGCACCCCGGTGCTGGTCGGCACGCTGTTCGTGTGCCTCGCCCTGGCGATCAAGGGGCTCGACGCGCTGGTGCCGGGGCCACCGTCGCTGGTGATCGCCGCCGGGCTCACTTACGGCATCGAGCACGCGGTGCCGGGCGGCACCGCGGGCACGGCGGGCTGGCTGGGCACCGCGGTCACGCTGGGGATGGTGGTGCATTCGATCGGCGATGCGATCACCGAGTCCGGCGCGCCGCTGCTGTGGCCGCTGCCGATCCGGCGGCGCCGGTGGTACCCGGTTGGCAGCCCGCGGCCGCTGCGGTTCCGCACCGGTGGGTCCGTCGAGGCCTTGCTGGTGGCGCCCGCCCTCACCGTCGGGGTGTTCCTGCTCGGCGCGTTCGTCGTGCCCGGGGTTGCGCCCTGGTTGCTTGAGATGCGAGCTCACGTCGAGCGGCTCGTCGCGGGCGGCTGA
- the meaB gene encoding methylmalonyl Co-A mutase-associated GTPase MeaB: MPREVDVAGLVKGVLAGSRAVLARAITLVESHRTDHREAAQQMLMELLPHAGGGRRVGISGVPGVGKSTFIEALGTRLTAAGHRVAVLAVDPSSTRTMGSILGDKTRMARLASDDGAFVRPSPSAGTLGGVARATRETIVLMEAAGYDVVLVETVGVGQSEVAVAAMVDTFLLLTIARTGDSLQGIKKGILELADVVAVNKADGPHEADARAAARELRGALRMLTPSTAAWTTPVLTCSAQTGAGMDEVWTAVLDHRAALEAAGELERRRADQQVEWMWRVVRDRLLDRLQSDPGVRAALPEVERAVRDGELTPTLAAQQLLDRLGG; this comes from the coding sequence GTGCCGCGCGAGGTCGACGTCGCAGGCCTGGTGAAGGGCGTGCTGGCCGGGTCGCGGGCGGTGCTCGCGCGGGCGATCACGCTCGTCGAGTCGCACCGCACCGACCACCGCGAGGCCGCGCAGCAGATGCTGATGGAGCTGCTCCCGCACGCCGGTGGCGGTCGCCGGGTCGGGATCAGCGGCGTGCCGGGCGTCGGGAAGTCCACCTTCATCGAGGCGCTCGGCACCCGGCTCACCGCGGCGGGCCACCGCGTGGCCGTGCTCGCCGTCGACCCGTCCTCGACCCGGACGATGGGCTCGATCCTCGGCGACAAGACCCGCATGGCGCGCCTCGCGAGCGACGACGGCGCGTTCGTGCGGCCCTCGCCGAGCGCCGGCACGCTCGGCGGCGTCGCACGCGCGACCCGCGAGACGATCGTGCTGATGGAGGCCGCCGGTTACGACGTGGTGCTGGTGGAGACAGTCGGGGTCGGCCAGTCGGAGGTGGCCGTCGCCGCGATGGTCGACACGTTCCTCCTGCTCACGATCGCCCGCACCGGCGACTCCCTGCAGGGGATCAAGAAGGGCATCCTCGAGCTCGCCGACGTCGTCGCCGTCAACAAGGCCGACGGCCCGCACGAGGCCGACGCCCGCGCGGCGGCCCGCGAGCTGCGCGGCGCCCTGCGCATGCTCACCCCCTCCACCGCGGCCTGGACCACACCGGTCCTCACGTGCAGCGCCCAGACCGGCGCAGGCATGGACGAGGTGTGGACGGCGGTGCTGGACCACCGCGCCGCACTCGAAGCGGCGGGCGAGCTGGAGCGCCGCCGCGCCGACCAGCAAGTCGAGTGGATGTGGCGGGTGGTCCGCGACCGCCTGCTCGACCGCCTGCAGTCCGACCCGGGCGTCCGCGCGGCCCTCCCCGAGGTCGAGCGGGCCGTCCGGGACGGCGAGCTCACCCCCACGCTGGCCGCCCAGCAGCTCCTGGACCGGCTCGGCGGCTGA
- a CDS encoding DUF4126 family protein: protein MRSLVSGLLRGAAAGAAGTTAHSAAGYLDRAHRPARFSASGLLADTATGVGVGALAGVLRATGVRPPAAVSGPLLGLAAAAARGGPSAVLRIVDPRRSAHWVAEAVPPVVYGFTTHATLVSVARVAEGREPVPQASPAALLRAAALGAASGSRSVTGLAAVALTSRPGDTGPVASRLGGRTGSAVSSLAAAGELVADKLPGVPSRLAPLGLIPRAAFGATSAAAVARRDGHDPTLPGLVGAAAAIGTAVLGVQLRAAAQRRFGSDRPGALAEDVIAAALGWLGARRPE from the coding sequence ATGAGGTCCCTCGTCTCCGGACTGCTGCGCGGCGCCGCAGCTGGCGCAGCCGGCACCACCGCGCACTCCGCCGCCGGCTACCTGGACCGGGCGCACCGGCCGGCCCGGTTCTCCGCCTCGGGCCTGCTCGCGGACACCGCCACCGGCGTGGGTGTCGGCGCGCTCGCCGGCGTGCTGCGGGCGACCGGGGTGCGCCCGCCCGCCGCCGTGAGCGGACCGCTGCTCGGGCTGGCCGCCGCCGCTGCGCGCGGCGGTCCGTCGGCCGTGCTGCGGATCGTCGATCCGCGCCGCAGCGCGCACTGGGTCGCCGAGGCCGTCCCACCCGTGGTGTACGGGTTCACGACGCACGCCACCCTCGTCTCGGTGGCCCGCGTGGCCGAGGGCAGGGAGCCGGTACCGCAGGCGAGCCCCGCAGCGCTGCTGCGCGCGGCCGCGCTGGGTGCGGCGAGCGGGTCGCGCAGTGTCACCGGACTGGCCGCCGTGGCGCTGACGTCCCGGCCCGGCGACACCGGCCCGGTCGCCTCCCGGCTCGGCGGCCGCACCGGGAGCGCGGTCTCGAGCCTCGCCGCAGCCGGGGAGCTCGTGGCCGACAAGCTGCCGGGCGTACCGAGCCGCCTCGCGCCACTCGGGCTGATCCCCCGAGCCGCGTTCGGCGCCACGTCGGCCGCCGCGGTCGCCCGCCGCGACGGGCACGACCCGACGCTGCCCGGCCTCGTCGGCGCCGCCGCCGCGATCGGCACGGCCGTGCTGGGCGTGCAGCTGCGGGCGGCCGCGCAGCGGCGGTTCGGATCGGACCGGCCCGGGGCGCTGGCCGAGGACGTCATCGCGGCCGCGCTCGGCTGGCTCGGCGCGCGCCGCCCGGAATGA
- a CDS encoding glycoside hydrolase family 172 protein — translation MAHPIPLRPEMALISSAVTRSISPENPTGAPGAGGGATEGTGADAARDLGRGWKVSPSIEVPAGTTACLADIDGPGTVQHIWITTHPSNWRSLLLRMHWDGDAEPAVEVPLGDFFGQGWGEFAQLSSQVVAVNPHGGLNCYWQMPFRSGARITLENLGADPAIVYFQITYALAPVPEQAGYLHAQWRRDNPLPEGCTHTLVDDVTGSGHYVGTYLAWGVNSNGWWGEGEVKFYLDDDRELPTICGTGTEDYFGGAWNFDVPGHGYTAFTTPYLGLHQIVRPDGGYRSQQRFGMYRWHLPDPIRFSRALRVDVQALGWRSGHRYLQLQDDIASVAWFYLDRTSTSRPPTPDADHLEVT, via the coding sequence ATGGCGCACCCGATCCCGCTGCGGCCGGAGATGGCGTTGATCAGTTCTGCCGTCACCCGCTCGATCAGCCCGGAGAACCCCACCGGCGCGCCCGGCGCCGGGGGCGGCGCCACCGAGGGCACCGGCGCCGACGCGGCACGCGACCTGGGCCGCGGCTGGAAGGTCTCCCCCTCGATCGAGGTCCCGGCCGGCACCACCGCCTGCCTCGCCGACATCGACGGGCCCGGCACGGTGCAGCACATCTGGATCACCACGCACCCGTCGAACTGGCGCAGCCTGCTGCTGCGGATGCACTGGGACGGCGACGCGGAACCGGCGGTCGAGGTACCGCTCGGCGACTTCTTCGGCCAGGGCTGGGGCGAGTTCGCCCAGCTGTCGTCGCAGGTCGTCGCGGTGAACCCGCACGGAGGGCTCAACTGCTACTGGCAGATGCCGTTCCGGTCGGGTGCGCGGATCACGCTCGAGAACCTCGGCGCCGACCCGGCGATCGTCTACTTCCAGATCACCTACGCGCTGGCTCCGGTGCCCGAGCAGGCGGGCTACCTGCACGCCCAGTGGCGCCGCGACAACCCCCTGCCCGAGGGATGCACGCACACCCTCGTCGACGACGTCACCGGGAGCGGGCACTACGTCGGCACGTACCTGGCGTGGGGGGTCAACTCGAACGGCTGGTGGGGCGAGGGCGAGGTCAAGTTCTACCTCGACGACGACCGGGAGCTGCCGACGATCTGCGGCACCGGCACCGAGGACTACTTCGGCGGCGCGTGGAACTTCGACGTCCCCGGCCACGGCTACACCGCATTCACCACGCCCTACCTCGGGCTGCACCAGATCGTGCGCCCGGACGGGGGCTACCGCAGCCAGCAGCGGTTCGGCATGTACCGCTGGCACCTGCCCGACCCGATCCGGTTCTCCCGCGCCCTCCGCGTCGACGTCCAGGCCCTCGGCTGGCGCTCCGGCCACCGGTACCTGCAGCTGCAGGACGACATCGCCTCGGTCGCGTGGTTCTACCTCGACCGGACCTCCACCTCCCGCCCGCCCACACCCGACGCCGACCACCTCGAGGTCACCTGA
- a CDS encoding APC family permease — MGDGALKRDAVGVTGSVAMSLGVMNPASGIMFTAALIAVHAGPALPLVYLMSLVGVMLLVNTIAEFSRRLPHAGSFYAFNTAGLGPTFGFFAGWLLFAAYLYPQNLLAFGAFASAALATQLGIHVAWWVFTVAAAVTIWALSLRGLLGLRERVEAVAGRMSVRSLRGAGTVLLVQMPLVQTPLPVERAAAPTPRHGS; from the coding sequence GTGGGCGACGGGGCTCTCAAGCGCGACGCGGTCGGCGTCACCGGCTCGGTGGCCATGTCGCTGGGCGTCATGAACCCCGCATCGGGGATCATGTTCACCGCGGCCTTGATCGCGGTCCACGCCGGCCCGGCGCTCCCGCTCGTCTACCTGATGTCGCTGGTCGGCGTGATGCTGCTCGTCAACACGATCGCCGAGTTCTCGCGCCGCCTGCCGCACGCCGGGTCGTTCTACGCCTTCAACACGGCAGGCCTCGGACCCACGTTCGGGTTCTTCGCCGGGTGGCTGCTGTTCGCGGCCTACCTCTACCCGCAGAACCTGCTCGCCTTCGGGGCCTTCGCCTCGGCAGCGCTCGCTACCCAGCTCGGGATCCACGTCGCGTGGTGGGTGTTCACGGTCGCCGCCGCGGTGACGATCTGGGCGCTGTCGCTGCGCGGCCTGCTCGGCCTGCGCGAGCGCGTGGAGGCGGTGGCGGGGCGGATGAGCGTCCGCAGCCTGCGTGGCGCCGGCACGGTGCTCCTGGTGCAGATGCCACTGGTGCAGACGCCACTGCCGGTTGAGCGGGCGGCCGCGCCGACTCCTCGGCACGGCTCATAG